From the genome of Streptomyces sp. NBC_01304:
TCGGGGTGCGCGGGAGTCGTCGCCGCGTGGGGGATCTTCGCGATCGGTGAGCTGCTGCACGGGCGGCGGGCGGGCCTGGTCCTGGTGGCGCTGTGGGCGCTGCTGCCGCACGCGGTCGTGCTCAACATGGCCTATGCGGAGGCCCTGTTCATCGCGCTGTGCGCGTGGGCGCTGTACGCGCTGCTCACCCGGCGCCCGGTCCTCGCGGGCATGCTCGCCGCGCTGGCGGGCCTCACCCGGCCCAGCGGGCTCGCCGTGATCGCGGCCGTCTTCGTCGCGGCCGCCCTTGACCGCCGCAACCCGCGGGCCTGGGCGGGGGCGGCCCTCGCGCCGCTCGGCTGGCTCGGCCATGTGGCCTGGGTCGGCGTGCGCACCGGGAATCCGCTCGGGTATCTGGAAGTGCAGGCGAAGTGGGAGTCGAGCTTCGACTTCGGCTACTTCATGCTGCGCTACACCGCCCATCTGCTCCTGACCCGCGAGGAGTTGCGGTTCTACGTCATGCTGCTCGTCGTCGTCGCGGCGCTGGTGGCCTTCGCGTTTCTCGTACGCGGGAAACTCGCCCCGCCGCCGCTGCTGGTCTACACGGCGGCCCTGCTGGTCCTCGCCCTCGGCCAGTCCGGCAACCCCGCGTGCAAGGCGCGCTTCCTGCTGCCCGCGTTCCCGCTGCTGCTTCCGGTGGCGGTCGGCCTGCTGCGGACCGGGCGTCGCAAGGTGGTCGCCCTGCTCGCCGTACCGGCCGTGCTCTCGCTGCTGTACGGGGCGTATCTGGTGGCCCAGATCGACAAGCCGGTCTGAGAACCCGGCCGCCATCCCCGTGCGCGTACCGGACCGACCGGTGTACGCATACGACTGAGGGGCCGCCCCGTGCCGGCCCCTCAGTCAGTTCTCAGCCCCCCTCCGAGCGGGGCTGAGCAATCCCTTCCGCCGTCAGCGGCCTCAGCCGTCGGTGCGGCGGCGAAGGAGCGCGAAGCCGAGGCCCGCGGCGCCGAGTGCCGCCATGCCGCCGCCGGCCGCGACCAGCGGGGCGCTGCCCGTGGTGGGCGCCTCGACGCCCTCGACACCGGCCTTGACGCCGCCCTTCGGGGTGGCGATCTTCTTGTTCTCGCCGGCCGCCGCGGTGTGCTTGCCCGCCTTGACGGTGTACTTCTCGATCAGCTTGCCGCTGAAGTCGTAGACCCAGCTGCAGCCGCCACGGCCGTCGGTGACCACGAACTTGTGCAGGTGGCCGGACCGGTCGATCTTGTACGTCCAGCCGCCCTTGACGGTCGACGGGTTGTTCTTGTCGAGCGCGCCCAGGAATTTGCCGTTCGGCATGGAGATCTCGACGCGCGGGCCGTCCATGAGCTTGGCGATCCGGCCGTCGGGCATCGTGATCTTGACGGTGGTGGCGTCGTCCTCGGCCTTGCCCGGCTTGTTCTCCTGCTTGGCGCCGCCCTCGACCCAGGACTTGATCTGGCCGTTGGGCTGCAGGGTCACGTGCAGGCCGTTGTTCTCGCCCTGCGCGGGCTTGCCGCCCTGGGAGACGAGGGTGTCGAGCTTCTGGCCGTTCGCCCAGATCTCGGCCTCGAAGCGGTCCTTCGCGGTCTTGTAGACCTTGGCGACGGAGCCGTCGGCGAGCTTCTCGGTCTTCACGAACTCACGGAGCTTGTGCGCACTCGACGGCTTCGACGGGTCCGAGGAGTTCGACGGAGCCGTGGGCTCCGGAGTCTCGGACGTCGAGGAGTCGGGCGAAGCCGAAGCGGACGGCGCGGGCTTGGTGGCCGGAGCGTCGGACGCGTCGGCGAAGGCGGCACCGGCAGGCAGAGCGAGGGCGGCCAGGGCGCCGGTCGCGATGGCGGCGGTGCGAATGGTGCGTCGGTTGGCGCGCATGGTGATCCCTCGTAACTCTGCGGTCTGCGTGTGCTGCGGTCGCTGCGTTTGCAGCGTTTGCTGCTGACTACGAAGTTAGAAGGGCAATGTCTGTGTAAGCCGTACGTAATGTAACGACCAGCCCAGGGCTGTAACGCAAGATCGTAAATAGGTCGGATTTCAACCACTCACTCCGCCCGGGCGAACCACTGATCGGGATGCGTCCGTTGTCTTAACGCAATGACGCAGCGAGAGCATCATGGGGAAACAAGACACGGATGGGGTGGGTGGGTCGTGCGGATACGAGTCGCGGTGGCGGCGGTGGGGTGCGCGGCGATGCTCGCGGGCTGCGGCGGTCCCTCCGACGGAGAAGGGGCGGCGGCCGACGACAAGAAGAGCCCCGACCCCGTCTCCATGGCGAACAAGGGCGCGACGCCCCTGGTCCCCGTCCCGCGCGGTGACGGCAGCAGCACGCCGGACGACTTCAACGGCGACGGCCTGCGGGACCTCGTCCTCGACGACCTCGTGCACGAAGGGCAGGGCGACGACGCGGGCATCGGCATCGCGTACGGCACCCGGAAGGGCTCCGCGCGCGGCATCGACGCCGGGGCCCGCCGACTGCTCAGCGCCCGCAAGAACGGCGCCGCCACCAAGGGGCAGCTGCCGGCGGCCTTCGACTCGGCCGCGAGCTGCGACCTGAACAAGGACGGCTTCACCGATCTGGTCGTCGCCACGGACCCCCCGTACAACGGCATCGGCCGCCCGCCCGTCCCGCTGCAGATCCTCTTCGGCTCCCCCACCGGCCTCGGCGGCAAGGCGGTCAAGCTGACCGTGCCGGGCGCGGCCCGCGACGGGAACGAGTGGTCCGACCAGCCCGTCTGCGGCGACTTCGACGGCGACAAGGCCGCCGACCTGGTGGTGCACGCGAGCAACGCCCAGATCAGCTTCCTGCGCGGCCCCTTCTCCAAGAAGGGCGCCCCCCGCTCCGGCAAGCTCCTCAAGGCGCCCGGCACCGTGCTGCGCGGCCCCGCCCTCGACGTCGACCGCGACGGCTACGACGACCTGGTCGTGTACGCGGGCGGCGGCACCGCGAAGTCCTCCCTCGTCCTCGGCGGCCCGACCGGCCCCGCGCAGACCGGCGTGGTCTTCCCGGCCGGGGACCAGCTGGCCCTCGGCCGGTTCGGCAAGGGCAAGGGCATGGACGCCGCGATCGGCACCGGGAGCGGGCTCGCCCTGCGCTATGACGTGCCGGGGACGGCGCGGGCGACGCTGAAGGGGTCGAGCACCGGGCTGCGGGCCGGCGACTTCGACGGGGACGGGCTGAGCGAACTCGTCGTCGTCGCCCAGGAGTTGAAGGTCTACAAGGGGCGTACGCAGGGTCTGTCGGCGGCGGCACCGGTGAAGCTGCCGGCCGGGCTGACCGCCGCCCGGGTCGTCGAGGTCGCCGACCTGAACGGGGACGAGCGGGACGACCTGGTGGTCCAGCTGAGCGAGGGCGAGGGCAAGGACCGGGTCGCGGTGTATCCGGGGACGAAGGACGGGATCGCGCCGAAGGCCGAAGTCACCTTCTCCACAGCCGTGTTCGCCAAGGCCTCCTCGTAGTTCACGTTTTGGGCAGTTCACTTTTTGGCCGTGCACATACAACCTTCCGGCCACCCCGGAGGTCGGAGTGCCGAAGGCCGGAGCCCCACGCTCCCCTTCGTCCGTCCGCCGTCGTCCGTCCGCTCTTCTTTCATCCGCTTTCCTTCCGTCCGTCCGAGACTGGAGCACTGCTTTGCGCGTACGCAACCTCGCCATAGCCGCAGCCGTGGTGACCGCCGCGGCCACCGGCCTGACCCTGCAGCTCGCCCCCACCGCGAGCGCGGTCGAGGCGAAGCCGAACGACTTCAACGGCGACGGCGTCGGCGACGACGTCGTCGCCACCCCGAACGCCGTGGTCGGCGGCAAGGACAAGGCGGGCCAGGTGACCGTGAGTTATGGATCGGCGACCGGCGTCCGCCCGTCCAACTCCCTGACCCTCAGCCAGGCTTCACCCCAGGTCCCGGGAGCAGCCGAGGCGGGCGACCGGTTCGGCGCCGACTTCGCGACGGGCGACCTCGACGGGGACGGCTACGCCGACCTCGCGGTGTCCGCGCCGGGCGAGGTGCTCGACGGCACCGCCAACACCGGGTCGGTCACCGTACTGTGGGGCGGCCCCAACGGCCTTTCGTACGGCGGGACTTCGACCACCAGCCCGATCGACACCTCCGCACCGGCCGGCGAGCACGACCTGGAATTCGGCGCCCAGGTGGCCATCGCCGACATGGACGGCGACGGCAGCGCCCAGCTCGTCTCGCTCGCCAGCGGCCGGCTGTACTGGTACGGCGACGGATTCAGCCGTACGACCCCGTCCAAGGCGATCGAGGTGACGTACGGCCCGTACATGGAGCCCTGGTTCAGCTCCTTCTCGGACCTGACCGTCGGCGACTACACCAAGTCCGGCAGCGCGAGCATCATCGTCACCGGCAACCAGGAGTGCGGCGAGGAGGGCGAGGACAGCTGCGCGTGGCTCGGGTACGCGGCCGGCGGGCCCGGCGGCGTCGAGTTCACCAAGGACCTCGGGGGCGAGACCTACAGCACCGACTCCTCGATCGTCGCGAGCGGTGACATCAACAAGGACGGCTATGCCGACCTGGTCACCGGCGGCAAGAACGTCAACAGCGGTGCCGGCCGCATCCAGGTCCGCTACGGCAGCGCGAACGGGCCCGGCGCACCGGTCTCCTTCGACCAGAACACCGCGGGCGTCCCCGGCGCCAACGAGGCCGGTGACGCCTTCGGCGCCTCCGTCTCGGTCGGCGATGTCACCGGCGACGGCTATGCCGACGTCGCGGTCGGCGTGCCCGACGAGACCGTCGACGGCATCGCGAAGACCGGCGAGATCGTGCTGCTCAAGGGCTCCTCGCGCGGCCTGACCGGCACCGGGGCGCAGGCCTTCCACCAGTCCACCGCCGGGGTCCCGGGCGCCGCCGAGAAGAACGACCACTTCGGCTCGGACGTACGCACCGGCGACGTCAACGGCGACGGCAAGGCGGACGTCACGGTCGCCGCGGCCGGCGAGGACGTCGTCGCCGGGTCCACGGGCGACGGCGCCGACTGGGTGCTGCGCGGCTCGTCTTCCGGGCTCACCACGAGCGGGGCCACGTCGTTCAGCGCGCCGGACTTCGGGCTCACCTATGTGAACCGCGCCTTCGGGTCCGTGCTGAACGACTGACCCGGATCCCCCCCCACGATCCGGCAACCCGGCAACTCAACGATCCGGCGATCCGGCGATCCGCCAATCCCCCCATGCAGAAGGACAGTTCATGCCCGTACGTCGTCCCCGCCGCCACCTGACCGCAGCCCTGAGCTGCACCGCCCTGCTGCTCACCGGCTGTGGCTCGGGCGGCGGCGGGGACGACGACGCGAAACTGCCGCCCGCCCCGCCCGCCTCGGGCAAACCGGCCGACGAGCCGGACCCCGCGGACTTCAACGGTGACGGCTACGACGACTACATGTCGTTGCTCGAGCCCCACAGCAAGGACAAGGAGAAGGGCACCAGCACGCTGGTCGTGGTCTACGGCTCGGCCAAGGGGCTGCGCCCCGAAACGGTCACGCGCATCTCGGCCGGGAGCACCAACTACGCCTGGTTCGGCGATCTTTCGCGTACGGACCTCGACGGCGACGGCTTCACCGATCTGGTCGGCACGCGCGGCGCGGACCAGACCGGCACGCCCTTCGTCGCGTACGGCGGTGCGCGCGGCCTCGGCAAGCCCGCCGCCCTGCCTGGGCTCCCCAAAGGCTTCCTCCCGCTGGCCGCCGGCGACTTCGACGGCGACGGCTCCACCGATCTGATCGACGGCGGCCGGGGCGGCAGCGGCGACCCCGACGAGCTGCCCGGACACCGGGGCGGACGGCTGCTGTCCGGGCCGATCGAGCGCTCCGGCAAGTTCGCCCGCGAGGCCGAACTCGACCTGGGCCAGCACGGATACGCCAGCCCGCAGACCGCCACCACGGGCGACTTCGACGCAGACGGCCGTACCGACGTGATCTTCACGTACAGCTATGACGCCGAGGAGGACGAGTCCGCGCCCGACGACCTGCGGTCCGTCGCTCACTACCGGGGCTCGCCCGAGGGCCTGGTCGACGGCGGCACGACCACGCCCGACCTCGAAGCCCTGCTCGGCACCCAGGACGGGCCGCGCACGCCCCACACCGGGGACATGGACGGCGACGGCATCGACGACCTGCTGGCCTCCGGCTCCGGCGCGCATCTGAACACCTCGCGGATCACGGTCGTGTACGGCGCCAAGTCGGGCCTGGGCAAGGGGAAGGCGGCCAAGGAGCTCGCGGAGAAGGGCACCTACTGGGGCGTCGGCCCGCGGGCCGGCGATGTGAACGGCGACAAGGTGCCCGATCTGGTGACCGGCCGCGAGGGCTTCCACCTGATCGACACGGACCGGATCATCCTGATTCCCGGCGGATCCCAGGGACCCGACCGGAACCGGGAGCAGGAGATCTACGGCGACGACCCGGGCATCGAGTCCAAGATCCCGCTGAAGTCGGAATTCGGCGTCTCCGACCTGCTCGACGTGAACGGGGACGGAAAGCAGGACGTGATCGCGTACTCGGAGTACGACTACAAGGGCCGGGGCGCGTTCCTGGTGCTGCCCGGGTCGGCGGACGGGCTCGACGTCAAGCACGCGCACCGCTTCACACCGGAGGACCTGGGGGTCCAACTCCGTTTGAAGTAGACCGCGTTCACCCGGGGGCCACTTTCGCACAACCCTTCGTACGCCTCACGAGTCACACCCCCCGGAAGCCTTACCCCCCTCATTTCGATTTCCGGGAGACCCACGTGCGTGTACGAACCCTCGCTGCCACAGCGGCCGTTGCGGCCCTGACCGCGGCCGGGCTGACCCTGCCGTTCGCCGGGAGCGCCGCCGCGGTCACGGCTCCGCCGCGGTTCGACTTCAACGGCGACGGATACGCGGACATCGCGGTCGGCATGCCGAACGCCACGGTGAACGGCAAGGCCAAGGCCGGCTACATCAGCGTGATCTGGGGCGGCAACCAGAGCCCGAGCCAGTCCACCGGCGAAATCAGCCAGGCCGACGCCGGCATACCCGGCACCCCCGAGGCGGGCGACCGCTTCGGCTCCGCCCTGACCCCCGCCGACGTGGACGGCGACGGGCGCACCGAGCTCATCGTCGGCGCCGGCGGCGAGTCGCTCACCTCCGAGCAGCTCCAGGACGAGGGCACCATCACCGTCCTGTCGATCACGCCGGGGCTCGACTTCCAGGGCACCACCGTGGCCAGGGGCTCGGGCGAGTTCAGCAAGATCGGCAACACCCTCGCCGCGGGCGACTACGACGGCGACGGCGACACCGACCTCGCGTACGGCGAGAGCGGCGAGGAGCGGGGCTCGCTCCGGTTCCGCCCGGGTCCGCTCACCGCCGACCCGGTGGCCCCCACCACTGTGCGCCAGTACGGCATGGGCGGCGCCACCAAGGACCTGGCCACCGGCGACTTCGACGGCGACGGCCGGGACGACCTCGCCACCACCTGGGCGGCCATGGAGGACTCCGGCACGTTCATCACGCGCTGGGGCCAGGCCGGGCCCGCCCAGTGGTGGTCCACCGGTGACTTCGGCAGCGCGCTCGCCGTCGAGGACTTCGACCAGGACGGCACGGACGACCTCGCGGTCGGCCTCGTACATCCCCCCTTCGAGTCGGACGACCGGCATTGCACGGACCTGCTCGGCGGCACCGCGCTCGTACTCAACGGCTCGAAGTCCGCGCCCTTCGGCACCGAGTACGAGTGCTTCACCCAGTCGAGCCCGGAGGTCGGCGGCACCGCCGAGGAGGGCGACGACTTCGGCGCCGCGCTCAGCGCGGGCGACCTGAACGGCGACGACCGCCCGGAGCTGGTGGTCGGCGTGCCCGGCGAGGACGTCGGCACCGTGAAGAACGCGGGCGGCTACGTCACCCTGAACGGCACGGAGCACGGCCTGTACGGCGGTCTGGCCCGCAGCCAGAGCACCGTGAACATGCCCGGCACGGCCGAGGCCGGCGACCGCTTCGGCGCCCAGGTGACCGTCGGCGACTTCAACAAGGACGGGCTGTGGGACACGGGCGTGAGCGCCCCCGGCGAGAACGCCGGTGACCCCAAGTCGGGTGGCGTCTGGTTCGCGCCGAGCAGCACCGAGGAGACGTACCCGCTGGGCAAGTCGCTGACGCCGTTCGGCTTCGCGCTGCCGAACGGTGCCCTCAAGTACGGCGAGGTGCTGGGGCTCTAGGCACGGGCTCTAGGCACGGCCCCCGCGCACCCCACGTCCCGCGGACCCACCTCCCCCCCCACATGAACTCCCTTTCCATCCAGGCGATTTGGAGAACTTGTGCGCAGAAAGAGACTCTCGGCCGCCCTGCTCGGCGCCGCCACCGCGCTCGCGGCGGCCGGGCTCGCCACGACGGCGGGCGCCGCGTCGGCGGCGACCGTCCAGGGGCCCGACTTCAACGGGGACGGGTACGCGGACGCCGTGGTCGGGGTGGGTGCCGGGTACGTCGACGGGAAGAAGTCCGCGGGGTTCATCCACGTGCTCTACGGGAGCGAGAGCGGGCTCGGCACCAGTTACGTCAAGTACACCCAGGAGAGCCTGGGCGTCCCCGGGAACAGTGAGGCGGGCGACCAGTTCGGCAGCACCGTCGCGACGGCCGACGTGGACGGCGACGGCCTGACCGACGTGGTCGTCGGGGCTCCGGGCGAGACGGTCGGCGACGGCACCGCGGGCAAGCACCACGGCTCGGTGGTCGTCCTGTACGGCGGCGGGCGAGCGGGCGGCTACCTCGGGCGGGGCAAGACGATCGCCCAGGGACCCGCGGGCAGCGGCACCGGAGCCTCGCTCGCCGTGGGCGACTTCACCCGGGACGGCGCCGTCGACGTGGCGGTGGGCGCGACCCAGGGGGAGTTCGGCAAGATCTCGCTGCGGCCCGGCCCCC
Proteins encoded in this window:
- a CDS encoding FG-GAP repeat domain-containing protein; translation: MRIRVAVAAVGCAAMLAGCGGPSDGEGAAADDKKSPDPVSMANKGATPLVPVPRGDGSSTPDDFNGDGLRDLVLDDLVHEGQGDDAGIGIAYGTRKGSARGIDAGARRLLSARKNGAATKGQLPAAFDSAASCDLNKDGFTDLVVATDPPYNGIGRPPVPLQILFGSPTGLGGKAVKLTVPGAARDGNEWSDQPVCGDFDGDKAADLVVHASNAQISFLRGPFSKKGAPRSGKLLKAPGTVLRGPALDVDRDGYDDLVVYAGGGTAKSSLVLGGPTGPAQTGVVFPAGDQLALGRFGKGKGMDAAIGTGSGLALRYDVPGTARATLKGSSTGLRAGDFDGDGLSELVVVAQELKVYKGRTQGLSAAAPVKLPAGLTAARVVEVADLNGDERDDLVVQLSEGEGKDRVAVYPGTKDGIAPKAEVTFSTAVFAKASS
- a CDS encoding FG-GAP repeat protein — its product is MRVRNLAIAAAVVTAAATGLTLQLAPTASAVEAKPNDFNGDGVGDDVVATPNAVVGGKDKAGQVTVSYGSATGVRPSNSLTLSQASPQVPGAAEAGDRFGADFATGDLDGDGYADLAVSAPGEVLDGTANTGSVTVLWGGPNGLSYGGTSTTSPIDTSAPAGEHDLEFGAQVAIADMDGDGSAQLVSLASGRLYWYGDGFSRTTPSKAIEVTYGPYMEPWFSSFSDLTVGDYTKSGSASIIVTGNQECGEEGEDSCAWLGYAAGGPGGVEFTKDLGGETYSTDSSIVASGDINKDGYADLVTGGKNVNSGAGRIQVRYGSANGPGAPVSFDQNTAGVPGANEAGDAFGASVSVGDVTGDGYADVAVGVPDETVDGIAKTGEIVLLKGSSRGLTGTGAQAFHQSTAGVPGAAEKNDHFGSDVRTGDVNGDGKADVTVAAAGEDVVAGSTGDGADWVLRGSSSGLTTSGATSFSAPDFGLTYVNRAFGSVLND
- a CDS encoding FG-GAP repeat domain-containing protein, yielding MPVRRPRRHLTAALSCTALLLTGCGSGGGGDDDAKLPPAPPASGKPADEPDPADFNGDGYDDYMSLLEPHSKDKEKGTSTLVVVYGSAKGLRPETVTRISAGSTNYAWFGDLSRTDLDGDGFTDLVGTRGADQTGTPFVAYGGARGLGKPAALPGLPKGFLPLAAGDFDGDGSTDLIDGGRGGSGDPDELPGHRGGRLLSGPIERSGKFAREAELDLGQHGYASPQTATTGDFDADGRTDVIFTYSYDAEEDESAPDDLRSVAHYRGSPEGLVDGGTTTPDLEALLGTQDGPRTPHTGDMDGDGIDDLLASGSGAHLNTSRITVVYGAKSGLGKGKAAKELAEKGTYWGVGPRAGDVNGDKVPDLVTGREGFHLIDTDRIILIPGGSQGPDRNREQEIYGDDPGIESKIPLKSEFGVSDLLDVNGDGKQDVIAYSEYDYKGRGAFLVLPGSADGLDVKHAHRFTPEDLGVQLRLK
- a CDS encoding FG-GAP and VCBS repeat-containing protein, which translates into the protein MRVRTLAATAAVAALTAAGLTLPFAGSAAAVTAPPRFDFNGDGYADIAVGMPNATVNGKAKAGYISVIWGGNQSPSQSTGEISQADAGIPGTPEAGDRFGSALTPADVDGDGRTELIVGAGGESLTSEQLQDEGTITVLSITPGLDFQGTTVARGSGEFSKIGNTLAAGDYDGDGDTDLAYGESGEERGSLRFRPGPLTADPVAPTTVRQYGMGGATKDLATGDFDGDGRDDLATTWAAMEDSGTFITRWGQAGPAQWWSTGDFGSALAVEDFDQDGTDDLAVGLVHPPFESDDRHCTDLLGGTALVLNGSKSAPFGTEYECFTQSSPEVGGTAEEGDDFGAALSAGDLNGDDRPELVVGVPGEDVGTVKNAGGYVTLNGTEHGLYGGLARSQSTVNMPGTAEAGDRFGAQVTVGDFNKDGLWDTGVSAPGENAGDPKSGGVWFAPSSTEETYPLGKSLTPFGFALPNGALKYGEVLGL